A genome region from Vulpes lagopus strain Blue_001 chromosome 7, ASM1834538v1, whole genome shotgun sequence includes the following:
- the LOC121495753 gene encoding LOW QUALITY PROTEIN: mediator of RNA polymerase II transcription subunit 4-like (The sequence of the model RefSeq protein was modified relative to this genomic sequence to represent the inferred CDS: substituted 1 base at 1 genomic stop codon): protein MAAASGGEKEKERLGAGGGXGAAGGNSTRERLLSALEDLEVLSRELIEMLAISRNQKLLPPDEENQVLELLIHRDGEFQELMKLALNQGKIHHEMQVLEKEVEKRHSGIQQLQKQLKEAEQILAIAVYQAKEKLKSIEKARKGAISSEEIIKYAHRISASNAVCAPLTWVPGDPRRPYPTDLEMRNGLLGQMNNPSTNGANGHLPGDTLAAGRMRDVLAPQYPWQSNDMSMNMLPPNHSNDFLLEPPGHNKENEDDVEVMSTDSLSSSSDSD, encoded by the coding sequence ATGGCTGCGGCCtcgggtggggagaaggagaaggagcggctgggggcggggggcggctaGGGCGCGGCGGGCGGGAACAGCACGCGGGAGCGGCTGCTGTCTGCGCTGGAGGATCTGGAGGTCTTGTCGAGAGAACTTATAGAAATGCTGGCAATTTCAAGAAACCAAAAGTTGTTGCCGCCTGATGAGGAAAACCAGGTCCTGGAGTTGTTAATTCACAGAGATGGAGAATTTCAAGAACTGATGAAGTTGGCACTTAATCAGGGAAAAATCCATCATGAAATGCAAGTTTTAGAAAAGGAAGTGGAGAAGAGGCACAGTGGTATTCAGCAACTACAGAAACAGCTAAAGGAAGCGGAGCAAATACTGGCAATAGCTGTTtaccaagcaaaagaaaaactcaaatcaatagaaaaagcaagaaaaggtgCCATCTCCTCTGAAGAAATAATTAAGTATGCACATAGAATAAGTGCAAGTAATGCTGTGTGTGCTCCACTGACCTGGGTTCCAGGGGACCCACGGAGACCATACCCAACTGATTTGGAGATGAGAAATGGATTATTGGGTCAAATGAACAATCCTTCCACGAATGGTGCAAATGGTCATTTACCAGGGGATACACTTGCAGCAGGCAGAATGCGGGATGTCCTTGCTCCGCAGTACCCATGGCAGTCAAATGACATGTCAATGAATATGTTACCACCAAATCACAGTAATGACTTCTTGTTGGAACCTCCGGGgcataataaagaaaatgaagatgatgtAGAAGTTATGTCAACAGACTCCTTGAGCAGTAGCAGTGACTctgattaa